A stretch of DNA from Syngnathus acus chromosome 1, fSynAcu1.2, whole genome shotgun sequence:
AAAAGGACCAATATGTAACGAATTTCAGCATACGACAACAATAAATTCAAACAAAGGTAAAGTCGTTTAATAAGAAAAACCTTTTTCCAAAATACTATATTGTGAATCCTTGCTATTTGGAGGGATTAGGGACTCGAATTGCAAGCTTCTTTGCATGTCCAtacatccatccttccattttctgaaacgcttatcctcacgagagTCGCGGGGATACTAGAGTCTATACAAGCTGACTTCGGGTTGGAGGGGATATCCTGAATCGGTtgtcagccaatcgcagggcacacagacaaaaaaacattcacaccgggacaatttggagtggccAATCGACCTACCATGCATATTTTTGtaggaataaaaaaacgaAGCACTTGGAGGAAAGCTACACAGGCATGAGTAGAACATGGACATGTCACATAAGCCAGAATCAAACTGTGGAgtggatgtgctaaccagtgcatcACCATGCCACCTGCGTATAATTCACGCcccataaatgtttattgttgCCAATATTAGTAATTAAACCTTGAATATACCCAAAACTTTGATACCCAAACACTTCAATGTAAGTTTAAGAAACTAATTTATTTCGCCTATAAATAAATGGCAGACAGAAAATTAGATTTTCAAAAAAGGCAAGGCTGTGTATGTCACCTATCTGCAAACCGTAAAATTCCCATTTACTACTTTCTTGAAATTATCTATTATTTCTGACCAATTGTTAACTTCCAAAACCAATTCATACCTTTCTCTCCATCATCTTGAGAAGTTTACCTGTCAATTCCAGAAACCTTGCTTAGCTGTCAGCCCCAGGAGTCTTGCTTACGTTAAGACCGTGACTGGAATATCAACTGGTGGCCAATGCTAGCTGCGCTTCCGCCAGCATGGTGCCTCCGCCAGCATGGCGCTTCCGTCAGCATGGCGCTTACACTAGCATGGCGCTTATGCTTGTATGGCGCTTTAAAAGGAGTAAGGCTTTTGGGCTGCATCTCAGGGCATTGCAGCGACTTGACTTGATACATGGAAGGGGGATCCTCctatctgtggtcccttctcaaggtttctcatttttcccctagtagggtttttttgagtttttccttgccctcttgggagctgaagatcaggggatgctttgagaataattgtcaatttgttttgtatatgtgaagccctttgagactgcttgtgatttagggctatataaataaacttgacttgacttaaacttgacttgaaggTCGTGAATGGGAGGACTATTTTTGTATAAAAAGATTGTATTTTTGGTTTTAGTTACAGAGCAGTTGTTAATTTTGTTCATGAATTGTTCATttgcacatatatatatttttctcattaaataaaaagcattAAGTGACTCACTTTCCTGAGTAGAGGGTTGACTGGTGGGACTGATTGACAGAATATGTTTTCCTTCCACGTGGTATTACTTCAGAATTCTGTTTTGCTGAAAACTGCCAGGAGCCTGTGCTATGGGAGCCCATAAGGGATTACAGAACAGAACAAAACTCAGAAGAGCCAGAGCAAAAGGTGGGGGCTGCACCTAGACAAACTGTGCTCTGACGTGTGTTACTGATGCCATTCTTAAGCGGCAGTCACATGAGGGCATAAACCCATGCCCTATCCAGCTCTTGCTCAGAAATGGTCTCTCACATGGATTTGCAGCCACTCCCATGTTTACATTCCATGCAGGGTCCAAAGAAGGTTAACTTGGCAAGAGAACATGATAGTTCTGTTTCAGTTTAATTTTTAATCCCACTGAGAAAATCATGACGACTAAGATCAAACTGAAAAAATTAGGTGCACATCTTGAAAATGGTTTTAACACTGTCACGTGTGgcttttgatgtttttgctctgatgaacttaTGGCAAATTTACCCCATCGTGGACAACAACAATGACATTTCATTGCAAATTGTTTAACTAACTGGAGAACAATTGTCAATAGAGACAAAGCCAGGATCAGATTTGTGTGGTACAATCACGAGCATTCATGTTCACATTTGTTGCAGCAGAGTACTGTGCTTTTAAATAGAGGATGAATTCACACCTTTGTAATGGGTCAAGGCAACATTACACAGTCTGATAATAACACACAagtgtgttgttttggtttgtgGGGGAAGTAAGCATGACAGTGGAGTCATGTATTAGAAATGTTTATTCATACGAAATTTACGAACTCCTGTGTTGCAGGAGTGAAAGTTGTCATGTTTGCcgcgtatgtatgtgtgtgcgtgtgtctgtgtgcgtctgtgtgtgcgtgcgtttatAAATGAATTTcatcattaaaatatattgcTAATGAAAAGTTTTTTAAGTTTAAGTTGTCTATCCCTAACCCATTGGAAACAATGGCTATATGCTGCACATGCAGTAATTGCTGAACAAAAGTTTAATATTCTTTGAGCAATAAAACCCActtttatattaaatataaattttaCATGTAAAAAGATTGAACTGCAGCTAAACTACTACTTCCATTTATGCATTTCTACACATATTTACCAATAACCTCcattagttagttagttagttagttagttagttagttagttagttagttagttagttaggcCTTTTCATTCCTTTCGGAACATAGGCCATCGATGAAGAGTTTCCACCCTCGTCTGTCTTGTGCCATTTTCTCCAGCTGTTTCCACGACAGTTGACGTCCAGCTCTGTGCTCCTTCTCCAGTTGTTTTTGGGTCTCCCTCTGCTTCTTTTGCCTTGTGGGTTCCATAATAACCTCCATGGAGCACAATATGTTCGTCTTGATTATGTCAGGAATTAGCCATATCTGGAGCAAAGGAAATGATTTTCAATCGCCAGTTCTACACTTACaatcaaaaaaatcaaacgatAATACATTAAATGAAAACACTCAGGTACACATGGTGGTTGATGTGGAACATACACGCCTGGCAACCTACATTGGATATTGTTTTGCAACCTACTGTAAAGTTGACAATATAAAACCGGAGGTTAGTGATTCAATCCAGGCCTTCATCAAAGAATTGGCTGCCCTCTTTTCTGCTGCACATAATATGAGTAAGGCAATAAAACAGGCCATTGCTGCCTATTTTTCCAAATGGAACCATACTGAAGCCACTCAACCACTCTCACTCACGCAGTCACGTCCCTCTGCTGCCCCGATGTGGCATTTGAATGTCACGGCTTTCCATTTAGCAATTTAGTtcctcaacaacaaaaaataaaaatgattcaaaggtatttttttttatccttccTTCGTATTCTGCAAAAATTTATGCTTTACATTTAATTGATGCCGGACTAAATtacacattttccttttagGAAGGGGCGAGTCTAATGAATGCatgaatctttatttcgaacatgatttaaagaataaaaacaatttaaaaaaacaacaacaaaaaaaaacaaaaaacaatatatatatcaatgaataaaataataaaattatggAATGTAAAAAGTGTCTTGATTGTGATGTGATTTGTGTTATAAATGTGCTCTGCAACGTATGAGCAGTATTATTAATCGAAAACAATAAATGGGTTTTGGCTGAGGTTACCTGTGAGATAAGatatgtaaaatgtatttcttggCCCAAGCCTACTAGACAACATCAGCTCGACACATCATGTCTCTGCGTTTTATGACTGCTATGACGGCAATCAGCAGCGTGCAACGCTAAATTACTTGAAGGTAGGGAGACGCAAGAGCAACATCTTGATTCTAATTtattaatctatttttgtattgcattttatctgtattttatactattatatatatgtatgtgcatGATCTGCCATGTGGAGCTGCCAAACTAATTTTCACAGTTAACACTGCGTTAACGTGACAATAAAGGAATTCAATTAAATTCATCTCACAACCCACGTCAGCACGAATACACGTTTGCATTAGGACACAATTGACAAAGAGTTGCGTTGCCTTGTATGTGATTGGTGGTATGAACGCCCGTCAATGGCGTAGCTGCGTAGGTGCGTGATGTGTTATGACTGTTGATAACGCTCCTATTAGTCATCAGTCATAATCAAACAATGGAAAATGATTTGCGTTCAaagaatcccccccccccccccccctctctttctctttatGATGTCCCCTAAATGTGTGCCTTTTGTACAATATTGCAGCCCGAGGTCAGAAGATTAGAAATTTGAACCTTTTAACCGAACCATCAACAAATACACTGGTAGGTAACGAAATAATTAGACGTTAGATAAATTGTCGTAAATAATAACTATCCTAACGTCACCATACAAAATTAATAGAAATGTGAATTTTCACGGTGGATTCAAAATAAGGCAGTCAGTTCTGCATTTTGTAATTCTTGCCTTTTTATAGATATATGCAGGatacatccattttcttaTGGCTTGAATATGAATACAACTGACTGTACATGAGAATTTATTAATCGCACTGTCATCTGattgttttgaatattttattagtCTCAATGGACAGAGCTGAAGACCAGTTAGAAGACGTGGGGGACATGGAAGCAGAAGAGGGACAAAATGAGCAGCAGGATGGAAACGAGCAAGCTGCAAATGACGGTGAAGCAAATGAGTCTCCTTTTCCTCAGGTAAAAATCTGGTACTGTCAAAAAACCGTCATGTTTCAAATGATGAATGCAAAATCATTGTCTTTAACGAGttactttcattttcacaGAATGACCCTGGATCTGAGCCGGTTGATGTGGACTCACAGCCAGAAAGCCATTTTCTTACATGTTAGCATAAATAGCAATCCAACCAATTATATGGAAGGATGTAATCACATTGTCATCTGAGTGTTGTGAAACTTTTCTATTTCACTAGCTTCAGTTGAGACAGCTGAAGGCCAGTTAGAAGCAGAAGAGGGGCAAACCTTGCAGCAGGATGGAAATGACCAAGCTGCAAATGATGGTGAACCAAATGTGTCTCCTATTCCGCAGGTAAATGTATCGTactgtcaacatttttattttttttcattcttaagACAAATGATGACCACAAACTCACCATTAGAATTACTGTCACTGTTTTCACAGGATGAGCTTGGACCTGAGCCTGTTGATATTGACTCGCAGCCAGACAGCCATTTTCTTACATGTTAGCATGAATTATAATGCAACCAACTGTACATGGAATCACAATctgattgttttgaaattttacTATTTCACCAGCCTCAGTAGACCAGTTAGAGGATGTGGATGGAATGGAGGCAAAAGAGGGAGAAATGGAACAGCAggatgaaaatgaccaaactgCAAATGTGTCCCCTTTTCCTCAGGTAAATGGGACTTTCAAAATACCTGAGATGTCTAACTCCAGTCCTTAAGAGGCACTATCCTTCGCATTTTCAATGTTTCCCTCATGTAACAcgcctgattcaaatgatcagctcatctgCAAGcgataacaatcctgatcattttgAATCAGGTATGCTAGAGGAGGAAACAGCTGAAACCGTTGAGGGACAGGTTTGGACACGCTgggatattttcttttttttaaaatcatttttaaaccaAACCACCACAAACATCACTGCCAGATtaattgtcattgtcattgttttcacaGGATCAGCCTGGATTTGAGCCAGTTGATGTGGGCTCACAGCCAGACAGCAGTGGTGCTGCAGACCCTGTTGTGAACACACTTTCTGGTCTGTTTATTACAAAATCTACTGGGTTTTATGGATATTGATGAGGCTTAAatgcccccctccctctttttgTTTCAGAGCAGGAACATCTTCCTCCCCAGCTAATGAATACAATCGAGGAAAAGGAGGATGGGGAGACATTTACAgatgaggacgaggaggaatTTCTTGTTCTTGACGCTGAACATGTGTGGCTTTTCTTTCGTTTTTCCCAATTATTATTTGTGATACATAAGATATTGTAACAGCTGGTTATACATTTGCACATACTGTCTAGTATTGAAGCAGATGTATTGGGATGTAAAGAACAATGTTAATAGCAAAGCGTGTTCTTGAATTCCGTGTACAAACCAGAACGgctcagatttttttgtttcattttttgacaGCCTTTGGTGGCAAAGAAACAAGCAGCACTGAAGATTCAACTCGACAAAGAACTTGAAAGGCTTACCATGCAACTAAGACAAGAAGTGGGATActagtatttttttccaattccaaaatttcaaGATCTAAGTTGCTGTGTTACCCTTGCTCACACGCACAATCAGGTAGAAGTCTAATCATGTTGCTCTTTGTGCTATCTGTCCAGGTGGGCTTGGAGAGGATAGAAGCAGGCCAAACAGAGGACTTATATGTACAGGTGTTCAGGGAACAGGAAAGGCTAAAAGGACTCCAGGCTCGACTAGATGACCAACAAAAGTCTAAGCTCTTGGgcgaagaaaaacaaagactaGCACAAGAGGAACTGAAGGCAATGAGGGCTCGCAATTCCAACATTAAGGACAAGAGCGCCAAGACCAGGGCCAATGGTgagacccccccccatttATCCAATGACAGTAAATGAATTCATAATAATGCAGTGTACATGTAGTTTCACTTTTAACCTACTGATGGAAAACATCATTGATAGTTTTAAAGAGTCAATGCATATGGAAATGTACCGTGAAGTGTAAGCACTAAACCGAGATACGAACTGAACCGTGGATTTTGTCAACTGTTCCACCCTTAATATGCAAGACGATATGGTGGGACTCAACTAAATTCTCTTGTGCATCAGATATTGAACATCAATGTCAGAGTCTACTTTAACAtgcctgtttctttttttgtatagCATCCAAGCTGCAGACCGAATTAGAAAAACATAATTTGCATGTTACATTCACACAAGAAATCAGTGAAGATCTGCAAGCTAATGTAAAAGCAACAAagaatatgacaaaaaaagtcgCAACGGACAAATCAAAAGTTGAAGACCAGAAACTCAAGCAGGTAAACTGGCTCATGAAATATAGAGGACTTGACCACAATCTGTTCTATGAAGGTTTTTGACCTTCAGTATGTTCAGGTACGTATATAAGATAGTTTTTCTAATTAGAATTTGTGGAAGTAATAAGTCAAGGGTAAGATTTCTGCCATCAGAAGACACTTTCGTCGATTGCACCAAGGCTTTAAAtaactttctttctttggggAGTAGTTTTGCTAATCAATGACTTCAATAGAGGACCAACTTTCTCATTTTGAGGAGCAATTTATTTCCAGGTTAACAAAGGCTTTATTGTTCAAAGGAATTATTCAACAGATGCTGATTATAATTAACAAATTGCTGTACCAACAGGATTTGTATGTGGAGCGCCTCACATCGGAATTGGACAAACTGAAACAACAGATGGACCTATATGAGGTCCAAACCTATGCCCAGGCAGAGACAACACAAGCAACCAAAGAGGCTCTTTCTGAGGTCTGTACTGCACATAATACCCACAGTCCTCAAACATCCCAAAAGATGCTTTTGAGGGTTGGCCAAAGACTGCTAATTCACTGTAATTGTGAATGTGAGTCTTAGAATGTGTGTCTTGTATTAACCCTGCGACTGACCGGCGACCTGTCTAGGGTGTTCCAGCTTCTCTCCTTTACTCAGCAGGGAAATGTTCTTACCCTAATGAAGACAGGCggtgtagaaaatggatggctcgATAGATGTACGGAATTTCATTATTCCCGTGAAGGAGTAactcctttgtcttcatgcaaatgtgtgttcAGGCTGAAATGCAAATGGATTCTCTGGCGATGGCACAAAAACAGTTGCTGCAGCAGTGGAACAGCAGCCTGCTTAATATGAGGAAGCAAGAGGAGGAATTTGGGGCATTGCAGCAGGCTATAAAGTAAGGATGTATTACAAACACTGGAATAACATGTTCCGGTTCATAAGGAAAGAAAACGAGAATCTCGAACACAGTTTTTTCATATCTCCTCAGTCTTTGCGAAGATTGCTTCAgttattgattcatttttatagtcCAGTTCTAAAAAAGTACGTGAGAAAAAGTGTAGCCTTATCTCCTGAACTACACGAGTGTTTTCAATTTCTCTGCACAACATTTGCACTTGTTATAATTTGCATTTAGTTCAGACATTGCTTTGAATTAGTGCCACAATGAagaaataattacatttaaatttcCTCTGCTATATATTAAAGCCCAGCAACTAAAGTACATTAAATGATAGCTGTGTTGGTTCAATACAGTCACGTTAGCCATGTGTCCCATAGCATCGCTGAGCATCAAGTGATCGTGATGGACAGAGAGATTGATGGCAACAACAAATATCTCTCTGAACTGCAAGAGAAAAGTGAGACTTTGACCATGTTGCTGAACTGCGCGCAGATGGACTGCGATGTGACAAAAAAGATGATTGCTCAGAAGCAGGCACAGCATGAAGCTCTGCAGGAGCAATACAGCATCTTCCTTCGTGCTTTGGGGCAGACGGAGCGGACACTCGAAGAACTCACTGAGGTTGACAGACCACTTCCAAGGATGCAGATATGATTTTATTAaacagattattattattaatatgtgTATATGGGTTCTACTTGTTCAGACGGATAACGGCCTTCAGGATGATGCGACTGATCAGAGACGAAAGCTGgagaaaagtaaaaacagGCACCTGGAGATCGAGAATTCAATCATGACTCAAATGCTGCAGAAGCTCATGGACAACAAGGCGGCTCAGTATTACCAGCGACTCACTAACAAAAAAGCCGCGCTCAAGAAAGAGAAGGTAAACTGAATTTCTAGCGAGCATAACAATAATCAAGTCTCACATCCAAGTCCCACTAGAAAGTCTACATAACACAATCTTTTGCTGATCACTGGTCAATCTTGTTTGGGTACAGTTTAACCAAAGTAAATCTTGTAAAGGGAAATAACATTAGACACAATCCATTCTTCCAtcatcgtttttgttttgtagttactattgtgaaaaaaatcatggaaTTGATCATTTATTCCAATCTAGGGTTCTGTACAGGCAACATAAAAAAGGTATCAAACGAAAACTGCagttaaaagtaaaatgatATGATTCCTGATTTTGACTGGCGAGATTTTGAGATTGGTGATTGGTTTTCTCTTAGTAGTATAGGCAGTGCACTATATCATGACCAAACAATAAAGCTTGATGTATGACAGACTGCTGCAAAATTAGCATTGGAATAACAAATTACAGTTAGCCTAGGACATTATTTGATTTGAACTTCCCCTTCCCACAGAGTCATTTGATATTCGTTATGCAAACAGCAGTGGGGAAAATGGCAGTGTTATATTCTTGATTCCCTTTCGTCATCTAGGTCTTCCAGCTGTGGCAGCTGGAGAGTTCCGTAATGGCGGCTGCCCTGGAGAGCAATGTGATCAACGAGAAACTGGAAAATTTGGCCCGAACGCAGAAGGAGCTTGATGAGGAAATAAGAAAGTACAACAAGGTGGTCGCATCAAACGAGACTAACAGTTCATCGATTGATGCACTCATCGGACAGAAGCAGACCACCATTGCAAACATCAACAAGAAAATTGAGCTCATTGCAGCTCGAACTGGGGTAAGGAATCTTGTTTACCTCCTTATGATTAAAAATAGCTCAGCCTCGCATCAAATTCAAGTTCTTAGCatcataaatatttatatttacatcTGCATACTTTCTGGAAACTGATCTAAAATACCTGATGTGTCATAACAACCCAGATGATGCCCACAGATTGATTGGGACTCTCCCTTGCATGTTACAGTTTATCTTTGCCATCCAGTAaagacgtgtgtgtgcacatgtgttTTCAGCATGAAGACCTCAGTCCGCTGCAAATCAAGGTAGAAGCGATAAAGAATCAGATTGAGGCATTAGcacagaaaatgaagaatgatCAGCACATGTGGCTAAAGCATCAAGGAACACTTATAGGAATAACCCTGGAGATTCAGTCACACAACAAGGAATATAACACACTGCAGGCAAAGTACACTGTGATCTGTCAGAAGAAGCTTTACCTGGAACGTATGTTACATCTTCAATGAAGCAAAGACTTATAAATTGTCAGGTACACAGCTATAGATATTTGCCAAACATAATTCCCGAGTTGGCATGCTTGCTTCCAGGCCAGCTTGAAGTCTTGCACCGTGAGGAAAATGAGGTGGAGAAGAGCAAAAAGATGCTGCAAAGAGATTTGCTAAAGCTCAATACTCTTCTGAGCAAGAACTCACAGCTGCGCCTTGCTTTGGAGCAGGAGAATTCTGTGATGGAGACAGAATTCCTTCACAAACTCAGAGTATACCCTTACTTCTCAGTCTTTTCTAACATATTGTTGCTGGATTCTTATGTAACCTAACATAATGTTTAGGAGGCGGAACGGCAGTCTATAGAGATGGAGGCCaaactggagaaaacccaGGAGGAAAAAGAGAGAATTATCAGCAGTCTGGTGGAAGCTGAGTCAGTTGTTTGTTCAATATCAATTCCTATTTTGCCCTAGTCAACAATGCATGCAACTAAGCCTGAGTTTGATGTGACAGGCGTCAGATTATGCTGTGGGAAAAGAAGACGCATGTTATGAAAGAGACACGTTTAGTTGTACAAGAGGGTCAAGAAGAAGTCCAAATAATGAGGGATGATGTTCACCGTATGGAGGTACAGACACTTTCTTCTTCTGAGAGATGTGTAATCATCAAAGTGTGTCAAGTTTCAAATTTCTCACTTGTCCCAGTGTCTTCTGTATTCCATATAAACAAGTGGAGTTGCAGTGTGGTTAGGGCAGGTCACAAACACATCCGTGATTATTGCGTGTTTTTGAGATctacaaatatatttatcacgtttttctAATACACAAATACATTCGCGATCATTTGGGTATCTGTTCTTCACCAGTAGAGGAATCGGGCAGTAACCAGAGGGTGCGCTGTTTGATTCCCGCTCTACCTGAGTCTTTGGTCGTTGTGTCTTTTGGCAAGACATTTTCCCAACCTTGCCTTCAGTGCCACTCACTGGTGTATGAATGTTTGATGGTGGTCGGAAGAGCCGTAGGCGTGGAACTGCTGCCACGCTTCTGTCAGCCTGCCCCAAGGCACTTGTGGCTACTCCACGTAGTTAACCACCACCAGAGTGCGAATGCGCGAGCATTTTGCATCATCTGTGAGCCTTTGAGTATAGGTTTCTACGGAAAAGCGCAACATAAACCCAATGCATCAGAATTATTTTCATGTGttcttttattgttgtttgtgtatttgtcaTGTATGACTTTGACCACTTGTAAATATTCACGTGCAGCTCAGAGGCCTCTTTTAAAGACGGCTCCATAAGAACATGtagtcatttttgtcgcggctCACAtcgtgatggatggatggatggatggatggatggatggatggatggatggatggatggatggatggatggatggatggatggatggatggatggatggatggatggatggatggcgagAGATACTTTACTGATCCCCTCAAATCAATGTAAAAtgtaggaataaaaaaatgcccaGAAAAGTCTTAATAAAATGAAAGCGTTCAACTtctaaatgtttgttttggccACAGAGTTTGCTAAAACTTACTAGGTTTTGCAAACATGGATTCCAAATGTTGAGATGCTTGTTTGTGGAGTACTGTACCGTGGATGTGTTTATTATTACAGCGTTGGCTCAGTTTGCTGATGAAGCAGCGTGAGCAGCTACTACGAGACAGTGTAGCAGTTGTGGAAAGGAGGGGTTACATCATTGAGCGCAACGAGGTCATGGCCCGTAGTACTCAAAAGCCCACCGTTAAGGGTGAGCTCAATCTGATGAATGATGGCTTGCGGCGAAAGATCAAAGATTCAAACAAGGTGGTGAATTGAGGAATACTACATTGTATACATTGAGGGCCATTGTACAACTACCTAACATACAGtttaaatatttcagttgGTGAAAGAGTATGACCAGGAGATTAGAGAGCTTCAAGAGGGTCAGGTAAATCACTTGAGCATTCCTTGTTTCTCATAAATTATTCAGATTATTTCTAAACTGAAATTACaacgttttgttttcactgttCGTAAAGACTGGATTGttctaatgatttttttacattataaaATGGAAGTGAAAGATTTCTGGTCCTGTCAGCTTTCCTATGATTGTGTACAATTGTCCATCACAGGATGAATTTCAGAACAAGGCCAAGAAAATTCAGGAGATAATTGATGGCACTCCATCAACCACTACTTCACTTGAAGCTGCTCTGCAGGGTGAGACAGAGCGATTACATATGATCAACAATATAATCCACCGTGTCTGGGTGGAAATGCCCAAGTACCAGGGAGCACTCTGGAAAGTGCTGCGGTCACTGTCAGAATTTACAGACCTTGAAGAAGGAGGCATCAACAGAgtggaataaaataaacaacagtaCTACAGGAGAATGAGGGGTTGATGAATATATCAAACTATTGTAAaccaataataaaaacatgatttatGGAAACACTTTCTGTGGATTGTGGTTAGGTGTTCCAAGCTACAGCTACAACTGAGCAGCGGAGGTTAGCGAGGGTTTGCACACGgccttaatgtttttttttttttgtaagggCGCACACTCAGGGTTCAGCGAGGCACGGCTTATGGCTTTCCACTCATTTAAGACTTTAAGAACTACTGTATGTCAGGATGCACTTATACTGCAAGGTTCTAGTGACCcagttaaaatatttttccatggcCCATTCTGTTGAAGTAAACATTCTGATTTTATCAAGCTTTATGTTAATTTGAATTATCAAATCGAGTAAGCTAATCACATGACACCAATCATTTTAACACTGTTATATCTATGCTTACCAACGCCAATTTCCCTGGCTTGCTGGTGACCATGACTTGCTTGTCAGAAAGATGTCGTAGACACTTGTTACTCAAACTTGTCTT
This window harbors:
- the LOC119128073 gene encoding coiled-coil domain-containing protein 40-like — encoded protein: MEAKEGEMEQQDENDQTANVSPFPQDQPGFEPVDVGSQPDSSGAADPVVNTLSEQEHLPPQLMNTIEEKEDGETFTDEDEEEFLVLDAEHPLVAKKQAALKIQLDKELERLTMQLRQEVGLERIEAGQTEDLYVQVFREQERLKGLQARLDDQQKSKLLGEEKQRLAQEELKAMRARNSNIKDKSAKTRANASKLQTELEKHNLHVTFTQEISEDLQANVKATKNMTKKVATDKSKVEDQKLKQDLYVERLTSELDKLKQQMDLYEVQTYAQAETTQATKEALSEAEMQMDSLAMAQKQLLQQWNSSLLNMRKQEEEFGALQQAINIAEHQVIVMDREIDGNNKYLSELQEKSETLTMLLNCAQMDCDVTKKMIAQKQAQHEALQEQYSIFLRALGQTERTLEELTETDNGLQDDATDQRRKLEKSKNRHLEIENSIMTQMLQKLMDNKAAQYYQRLTNKKAALKKEKVFQLWQLESSVMAAALESNVINEKLENLARTQKELDEEIRKYNKVVASNETNSSSIDALIGQKQTTIANINKKIELIAARTGHEDLSPLQIKVEAIKNQIEALAQKMKNDQHMWLKHQGTLIGITLEIQSHNKEYNTLQAKYTVICQKKLYLERQLEVLHREENEVEKSKKMLQRDLLKLNTLLSKNSQLRLALEQENSVMETEFLHKLREAERQSIEMEAKLEKTQEEKERIISSLVEAERQIMLWEKKTHVMKETRLVVQEGQEEVQIMRDDVHRMERWLSLLMKQREQLLRDSVAVVERRGYIIERNEVMARSTQKPTVKGELNLMNDGLRRKIKDSNKLVKEYDQEIRELQEGQDEFQNKAKKIQEIIDGTPSTTTSLEAALQGETERLHMINNIIHRVWVEMPKYQGALWKVLRSLSEFTDLEEGGINRVE